A region of the Oncorhynchus nerka isolate Pitt River linkage group LG9a, Oner_Uvic_2.0, whole genome shotgun sequence genome:
AACAGTCCATGTTAAACTACGTCTCATGACAACAAGGGAGCCACGAGTTTTGGGATCTACAGAAGATGACACTGCAACATAATGCCTTTTTGCAAATCTTTGGGCATCAGATTATTTTAGGTGCGACTTGAATAAATATAACATAAACGTTATGTCTACAAAAGGAATCTAAGCAGGCTGCTCGTTTATTTTGGCCATTCATCCCATTAACATTCCATCTTGctagctgtagtgttgttaagTGATATATTAGAAAGTAATCTTGTGCATGAAATTTTAAGAAAAAGCAAAAATAAATCGCCTAGTCGCCAGACCCCCACTCTAGAAGCACAATGTTTTGCTGAAGCTCACCACTCTCATTTCTGACCTGAGTTTTCGGAGTGTGTAATTGATGCTACCTCAGTCAAAGAgtaaaaaccacaagaaaacaaATCTATAAGAGAAATggagtgtaacggctttctaatggtgaaggagagtcggaccaaaacgcagcgtgtcgattgcgattcatgttttaataaacaaacgtaacacgaatctaaacactacaaaacaataaacgaaacgaaaacagcctatacatgtgtcaactaacatctaacacggacatcaagacactcaggacaatcacccacaatacaaccaaagaatatggctgcctaaatatggttcccaatcagagacaacggtaaacacctgcccctgattgagaaccacttcagacagccatagaatctcctagaacaccccactaagctacaatcccactaagctacacaccacatacaaaaacccatgtcacaccctggcctgaccaaaacatgaagaaaaacacaaaatacttcgaccagggcgtgacagaaccccccccccccctaaggtgcggactcccgaacgcacctcaaaacaaatagggagggtccgggtgggcgtctgtccatggtggcggttccggcgcgggacgtggaccccactcaattactgtcttagtccctcttcctcgcgtccctggatagtccaccctcgccgccgaccatggcctagtagtcctcacccagaaccccactggactgaggagcagatcgggactgaaggacagctcgggactgaaggacagctcgggactgaggggaagctcgggagtgagagaaagctcgggagtgagagaaagctcgggagtgagagaaagctcgggagtgagagaaagctcgggagtgagagaaagctcgggagtgagaggaagctcgggagtgagaggaagctcaggcaggtagatagatctaccagatcctggctggctggtggtctcagcagatcctggctgactggcagatcctggctgactggtgctactggcagatcctggccgactggcacttctggcagatcctggctgactggcagatcctggctgactggcagatcctggctgactggcagatccggaagagtctggctgactggcagatctggaagagtctggttgactggcagatctggaagagtctggctgactggcagatctggaagagtctggctgactggcagatctggaagagtctggctgactggcagatctggaagagtctggctgactggcagatctggaagagtctggcagatctggaagagtctggctgactggcagatctggaagagtctggttgactggcagatctggaagagtctggttgactggcagatctggaagagtctggcagatctggaagagtctggctgactggcagatctggaagagtctggctgactggcagatctggaagatcctggctgactggcagatcctggccgactggcggatcctggctgactggtgctactggcagatcctggccgactggcacttctggcggatcctggcggactggcacttctggcggatcctggctgatcctggcagactggtggatcctggccgactggcacttctggcggatcctggctgactggcggatcctggctgactggcggatctggcagatcctggctgactggcggcgctgggcagactggtagcactggcggcgctgggcagactgacagctctggatgcttcatgcaggctgacagctctggctgcgctgaacagaggagtactggtgcctctggaatgaggggctctggcgcctctggcatgaggggcggtagctctgacagcgccggacaggcgggaagctccggcagcggcgccggacaggcgggacgctccggcagcggcgccggacaggcgggaagctccggcccGGAcaggcagcggcgccggacaggcgggaagcccgcagcggcgccggacaggcgggaggctccggcagcggcgccggacaggcgggaggctccggcagcggcgccggacaggcgggaggctccggcagcggcgccggacaggcgggaagctccggcagcggcgccggacaggcgggacgctccggcagcggcgccggacaggcgggaggctccggcagcgctggacaggtgggacacactgtaggcctgatgcgtggtgctggcactggtggtaatgaaccgaggacacgcacaggaagcctggtgcggggagctgctaccggagggctggggtgtggaggtggtactggatagaccggaccgtgcaggcgcactggagctcttgagcaccgagcctgcccaaccttacctggctcgatgcccactctagcccggccgatacgaggagctggaatataccgcaccgggctatgcacccgcactggggacaccgtgcgcaccactgcataacaaggtgcctgcccggtctctctagccccccggtaaccacaggaagttagcgtaggtctcctacctagcgtagccatactcccagtgtgcctccccccaagaaatttttggggctgattctcaggcttccttgccaaccgtgttccctcatatcgccggctcctctctccggctgcctctgctctcctcgctgcctccacctgttcccatggaaggcgatcccttcccgccaggatctcctcccatgtgtagcaacccttgccatccaatatctcgtcccatgtccaatcctcattgcgccgctgttgctgcctttgctgcttctcctgtggctcctgcctgttgacacgctgcttggtcctgtggtgggtgattctgtaacggctttctaatggtgaaggagagtcggaccaaaacgcagcgtgtcgattgcgattcatgttttaataaacaaacgtaacacgaatctaaacaacactacaaaacaataaacgaaacgaaacgaaaaccgaaaacagcctatacatgtgtcaactaacatctaacacggccatcaagacactcaggacaatcacccacaatacaaccaaagaatatggctgcctaaatatggttcccaatcagagacaatggtaaacacctgcctctgattgagaaccacttcagacagccatagactctcctagaacaccccactaagctacaatcccactaagctacacaccacatacaaaaacccatgtcacaccctggcctgaccaaaacatgaagaaaaacacaaaatacttcgaccagggcgtgacatggaGTGTACATGAAGAGCACGAAGATGTGTTGATGAGAAACGGATAAATGAATCAAACTAGTTGCAATCAGATGAGAGCGCAGACTAACAGGATTACAATAGAATATGGAAATGTAATCAGCACTGTAAACTTCACATCAGTTGAGAACTCTTGACTGCATACGTCTTTCACAAAGTGTTGATGCTgagtctgactgtctgtcctgtGTTTCCTTGTCTAGCCCCCATGGCGTCTGCTCTGAGTGCTCGCTACAGCCACCGGGCCGTGGTGATGATAGGGGGTCTACTGAGCTGTGTGGGGATGGTGGCTGGGGCTTACACACAGAACCTGGTTCAACTTTACATCACTGTTGGGCTCCTAACCGGTAAGTACAAACACACATAGATCAGGTATGCAAATTATTTAGGACCCAAaaagtgatacattttttttccactttttttagttttttgttgttgttgtgaataACAAGTAGATAATACGCATTTACTTAATCTCAATACTCCTTACTTTCTAAACCGCAATAGATAGAGAAAATAGTGTCCTAGGGCAGGGGGAGTTGGGCTCTTTGGTCTGCGCTTAAGGTTTATCATGACATGTAATGTTAATCTCAGTCTCATGGTAATTAACattatttataatttttttgcCAAATTCCATTTTCTCAGATTCGTTATTCCAGGTCTGGGATTTTTCCCAAATTTTTTctgtttttcactctcaacaaCACACTTTTAAAAAATTGAAAAATAACCACATTTGATATTATAAGGCCACAATAATGTTTACACTAAATTAGGAGactacttttgaggtctggggaaaatcatatttttttttggggggggtaacGGTGAAGATGACCTTTAATTCAACTGTGCACCAGCTAGAGACCATTGAGTTTGAAGCTAGCGGTTCTTGTAGCGGTGTTTCAAATGCCCACCCGATGATACAAATactcatgatatcattctgctaGGTAGGCCTAGTCAACATTTCATTGAGAAGGTTTTCGGGGAAAGCATTTTTAGAAATGACTGTTTAGGCATGCTAACTGGCTACACAATATCACACAGGCGCATTGAAACAGACATTACTTCTTCAGAAAGTTGAAGGAAATACGAATCATTGATGCATTCTGTTCATGATTTATGAGAATTGACTACAATTTAACTATGTTTCTAATAAGTTCAACCCCCCAATCCCAATCTTTCCTTAAATGAATTATTTCTCCAGTCCCACACACAGTGCTGTGGTCTTTACTTGCCCTGTAGGTTTTGGTTATGCCCTGACCTGGACCCCCACAGTGACCATGGTGGGCTGGTATTTTGAGAAGAGGAGGCCCATGGCCAACGCCTTGGCCAGCGCAGGAGAGTGCATCATCACCTTCCTGTTTACTCCACTGTTCCAGCTGCTGGTGGACCACTACTCCTGGAGGGGGGCCATGTTGGTGCTGGGGGGCCTGCAGCTCaacctgtgtgtttgtgggaTGTTACTGCGCCCCCTGAACACCCCCACTAAGCTGCCTCCCAAGGAggtcagagaggaggaaggagacttGACGCTGGATGCCTTGCCCCAGACTAAATCCAGCTCTGAGGGGACAGTGGAGCGGACAGGCAAGGCCCAAGCCCAGAAGGCCAGAAAGGCTGAGCTATGGAGCAAAGTCCTGCGCTACGTGGACTACACACTCATCACCAACCCTCGCTTCATGGTCTACTCCATGTTCGGGGTGTTTGCTGCTTTGGGCTTTTTTGCCCCAGCCCTCTTCCTTGTGCCCTATGCCCGGAGCCAGGGAGTGGATGAGTATCAGGCGACTGCCCTCATGTCCATCTCAGCAGTTCTGGACCTGACGGGCCGGGTGTTCTTTGGCTGGGTGGCCAACCTGCATCTAGTGGAGATGGTGCAGCAGCTGACTGCCACTGTGATCTTGCTGGGTATAGTCCTGCTGCTGTGTCCCCTCGCCTCCTCCTTCCTTGAGCTGGCTGCCTTCAGTGCAGCCTATGGCCTGGTGTACGGGGCCACCGTCTCCATCCACATCACCGTGCTGGCTGAGGTGGTAGGCGTGCAGCGGCTGGGGAGTGCCCTCGGCTTCTTCATGCTCATCCGCAGCAGCGGTGGCCTCCTGGGGCCGCCCATCGCAGGTGAGCTCATCTGTCATTAGCTCAAGGGTATTCTCTATGACCTTGTCTCTGGTTGTGCAATTCCAAAAGGCATTTGCTTATAGAAAATGTAATCTTAAGTTATGAACCGTGTGATTACTGTAACCATGTTCTGGTTTTAATTGAACATAACTTCATGTAGCTAACCATTGAGGGATTTGagctcttccttctcctccagtAGATGATGGCTTTTACTAACATTCATATACAGAGATCCTATATTCAGAGACGGTGcataaatatacagtggggagaacaagtatttgatacactgccgattttgcaggttttcctacttctgtctgtaatttgtatcataggtacacttcaactgtgagagacagaatctaaaacaaaaatccagaaaatcacattgtatgatttttaagtaattaatttgcattttattgcatgacataagtatttgatacatcagaaaagcagaacttaatatttggtacagaaacctttgtttgcaattacagagattatACGTTTCctatagttcttgaccaggtttgcacacattgcagcagggattttggcccactcttccatacagaccttctccagatcctttaggtttcggggctgtcgctgggcaatacggactttcagctccctccaaagattttctattgagttcaggtctggagactggctaggccactccaggaccttgagatgctgttgccctggctgtgtgtttcgggtcgttgtcatgctggaagacccagccacaaccccTCTTCAAtgttcttactgagggaaggaggttgttggccaagatctcgcgatacatggccccatccatcctcccctcaatatggtgcagtcccctttgcagaaaagcatccccaaagaattatgtttccacctccatgcttcacggttgggatggtgttcttggggttgtactcatccttctt
Encoded here:
- the si:dkey-246g23.4 gene encoding monocarboxylate transporter 2, with protein sequence MDSPVKSGTVQYRQQLTVGPPDGGYGWFILLACFLVFGLTFGVIKAFGVFYMEIHGYFEATATGTSWITSIAVATIHCGAPMASALSARYSHRAVVMIGGLLSCVGMVAGAYTQNLVQLYITVGLLTGFGYALTWTPTVTMVGWYFEKRRPMANALASAGECIITFLFTPLFQLLVDHYSWRGAMLVLGGLQLNLCVCGMLLRPLNTPTKLPPKEVREEEGDLTLDALPQTKSSSEGTVERTGKAQAQKARKAELWSKVLRYVDYTLITNPRFMVYSMFGVFAALGFFAPALFLVPYARSQGVDEYQATALMSISAVLDLTGRVFFGWVANLHLVEMVQQLTATVILLGIVLLLCPLASSFLELAAFSAAYGLVYGATVSIHITVLAEVVGVQRLGSALGFFMLIRSSGGLLGPPIAGFLIDKMSDYGTGFLMAGVALLISALFLLLLHQMNRRAQGSARTGHV